In the Methyloterricola oryzae genome, GCGCGCGGGTCTTCGCGGGAGAAGTGCAAGCGGTACTGGAACTGGTAGTCCTTGCCCTCGCCGGTAGCGATATCGGGCATCCAGAAGGCCACGATGTTGTCGTATTTCTCGGCGTCGCTGGGAATCTCGATCAGATAGATGGAACCGGGGCCCCAGTCGCCCAAGGCTTCCACCCAGGCGCTGGGCCGCTCGTGGTAGCGGGCCTCCAAATCCTGGTAATGGTCGTATTGGCGGTCGCGGGTCATCAGGCCGAAGCCTGCCGGATTGTTGTCCTTGAACACGCTGATGCGCAGGTGCTTGGGATTGTTCAGCGGACGCCAGACCCATTCGCCATTGCTGCGTCCCATGAGCAGGCCGTCGGAGTCGTGCACCTCGGGGCGGAAATCGTCCATGAAGCGGTCCGTATTCTCGCCGTGGTAGAACATGCTGGTCAGCGGCGCCATGCCGAGGCGCTCCACCGCCTTGCGGAAGAAGATATGGCTGCTGACCTCCATGGTCAGGTCCAGCCCGGGGTGGATGACGAAACGGTAGGCTCCGGTGACGCTGCTGCTGTCAAGCAGGGCATGGACCACCAGGGTCGTGGCGTCCTTGGCCGGCTTCTCGATCCAGAACTCGCGGAAGATGGGGAACTCCTCGGCCTTGGGCAGGCCGGTGTCCACCGCCAGGCCGCGGGCCGATAATCCGTAGGCCTGGCCCAGGCCGACGGCGCGGAAATAGCTGGCGCCCAGGAAGACGGTGATCTCGTCGAACACGTCGTCCCGGCGTAGCGGGTAGTGAAAGCGCAGACCGGCGAAACCGAGGTCCGAGGGCGGCGTGCTGGGCAAGGTGTTCTTGCCGAAGTCGAACAGTTCCGGCGAATAGGCCAGCCGGGTGGCGACGCCCTGGTCGACCACGTTGATCTGGACCCGGTCCTTGAACATGAAACCACGGTGAAACAACTGCAGACGGAAGGGCAAGCCCTCATCCTTCCACAGAGCCTTGTCCGGCTTGTAGCGAATGTCGCGGTATTGATCGTAATCGAGCAGGCCAAGAAACTCCGGCATGCCGCTGTCATCGCGCGCGTAGGGCTTGGCGGCCAGATCCCTGGCCCGCTGCTCCACATCGGCGAACTCGAAGGGCTTGGCGGCAGGGGCCGGCGTCGCCGCGGGCACTTCGGTGGCCTTGGCCCCCAGGGCTTCGGCGCCGGTCAGTCCGAGTAGCAGGGGTAACAGCAGCCAGATTAAGCGAATTCGTTTGCTCACAATCACGCGGTCCTTGGAAAGGATTGGATTATACGTTGCTGGGGGAGCCGATAGAACAAGCCCCTCAGGGAAGGCCGGCGATGGCGCGCTTCGGCGTGGCAGCCGCAGGGAACGCCAGGCGGGCCGGGTTCGCATCGGGTAGTCACGGTATGCTTGACACACCGAAGGTCTGCCCTGCCAGGAAACCGGCCATCCCGCGCCCGGCCAGGTTCAGTTCCGGTTTCCGCCGACCGGGCACACAGACCCGTTCCCGCCCAATTGCCTTGTAAAAATAATGTGATTTGGACCTTAGTATACAATGGACGCCCGACTTCCTGTATTGTCGGCCAAAGCCGACAACCTGCCGGAGGGCGGGCTGCAGAACCTGTTCGGGAACGCCCGCCATGAAGACGCTAATACTGATACGCCACGCCAAATCCAGCTGGAAAGACACCAGCCTGCGCGACCGCGAGCGACCACTGAACAAACGCGGCAAGCGAGACGCCCCGGTCATGGGGAGACAGTTAAGCGACGCGGCGCTGCTCCCGGATTTGATCGTGTCGAGTCCCGCCGTACGCGCCATTAAAACCGCACGCAAGATCGCGAAGGCCGTAGGCCACGATCGAAACCGGATCACGATACGGGAAGAAGTCTACATGGGCGG is a window encoding:
- a CDS encoding glucan biosynthesis protein encodes the protein MSKRIRLIWLLLPLLLGLTGAEALGAKATEVPAATPAPAAKPFEFADVEQRARDLAAKPYARDDSGMPEFLGLLDYDQYRDIRYKPDKALWKDEGLPFRLQLFHRGFMFKDRVQINVVDQGVATRLAYSPELFDFGKNTLPSTPPSDLGFAGLRFHYPLRRDDVFDEITVFLGASYFRAVGLGQAYGLSARGLAVDTGLPKAEEFPIFREFWIEKPAKDATTLVVHALLDSSSVTGAYRFVIHPGLDLTMEVSSHIFFRKAVERLGMAPLTSMFYHGENTDRFMDDFRPEVHDSDGLLMGRSNGEWVWRPLNNPKHLRISVFKDNNPAGFGLMTRDRQYDHYQDLEARYHERPSAWVEALGDWGPGSIYLIEIPSDAEKYDNIVAFWMPDIATGEGKDYQFQYRLHFSREDPRASGLGKPVATRVGASIGDALNPQSRKFVVDFGSPALKLYGDQAKIEADVSASSGRISNTVVHKNDIDGTWRLSFDLAPEKDKDPVELRAVLKLNGEILTETWVYQWSAK
- a CDS encoding SixA phosphatase family protein; translated protein: MKTLILIRHAKSSWKDTSLRDRERPLNKRGKRDAPVMGRQLSDAALLPDLIVSSPAVRAIKTARKIAKAVGHDRNRITIREEVYMGGVDSLLALIQGLDEQATRVYLVGHNPDLTDLAIRLTDAGLADIPTCGIAVLEFPCASWRECTATQGRLALLLRPERESRPPA